One Pocillopora verrucosa isolate sample1 chromosome 10, ASM3666991v2, whole genome shotgun sequence genomic window carries:
- the LOC131786978 gene encoding GTP-binding protein Rheb, protein MAPPKSRKIVIMGFRSVGKSSITIQLVEGQFVDSYDPTIENTFTTKVKHNSQEYVLELVDTAGQDEYSIFPQSYSVGIHGYVLVYAVTSPKSFEVVKVIHEKLLDMSGQDYVPMVLVGNKTDLHMERKVPTENGKSLADSWKAAFFESSAKENSSVHEIFRMVIREIEKHDKDGNVDKKEDCTIL, encoded by the exons ATGGCACCACCAAAATCAAGGAAGATCGTCATCATGGGCTTTCGCTctgttg GTAAATCTTCGATCACAATCCAGTTAGTGGAAGGGCAATTCGTGGATTCCTATGATCCAACAATTGAGAATA cttttacAACGAAAGTAAAGCATAACAGTCAAGAATACGTGTTGGAGCTTGTCGACACGGCAGGCCAG GATGAGTATTCTATTTTCCCTCAGTCCTACTCAGTTGGAATTCATGGTTATGTGCTTGTATATGCTGTAACATCACCAAAAAG TTTTGAAGTTGTCAAGGTTATTCATGAAAAGCTACTGGATATGTCAGGCCAAGATTA TGTGCCAATGGTCCTTGTTGGAAACAAAACTGATTTACATATGGAAAG AAAAGTCCCaactgaaaatggaaaatccCTTGCTGATTCCTGGAAGGCAGCTTTCTTTGAATCATCAGCTAAGGAAAACAGT AGTGTCCATGAAATTTTCCGGATGGTCATTCGGGAAATAGAAAAGCATGACAAAGATGGGAATGTAGACAAGAAAGAAGATTGTACCATTTTATGA
- the LOC131786974 gene encoding streptococcal hemagglutinin-like codes for MAGVADKTKNEDASVGVKAESKAEPRRKLCAYSQRVCNLEILKGFDFCHKHILEDKASPFKPCDFVAKSNGRRCPNPAQKLPHGKSFCIIHTRKAELRRAVEERRKRRNIGDNEGSYEDDKGKRRRTSSSNSQKSDKQEGHSSDEDGGNSGDDYLKVDSAWHGDIDSDAESVDSEEEDPLKHAGVWSVEEATRMCRDKMIRLRSLYITQFKRLQHVLRERRRKYCQAIQAEEIEDTGECNLTRTQLLGRKSRHDCPGTEALLHRQAKEKKQGANTRQQGVSNLRCTYSPGGNRCTEKVLPLTKHCMKHITHDPNQHLFQRCTFPSKGETHCDRNVAKIFTHSTCRLHMELPANMKRPSVEKDLQNAKERANLRKARTSGSKQSVTGVPEALQQKSIVLLPPITTGESFQAQPTTTGVQQHAMTAPLSTKGTTLDTTEKMEVDSSDTKADLDNKELSAISVDKETSSVSSAGASVQPKLSPVSESISPGLAAASLVAVCSSPQLPLQGTPVASVSGVKQAAVTDSKVVPCSDVKDKSASADNSKVDADPKVLELKEREESGDTEKAEKQESSLVKSKDTSDPDKSASVQPGHSESAEKQPDESQLKLNVAQTKEEAKVTTSTVCTLPAVSQTVLQLTTLVSPSQSAPSTSSSSTSQNVTKTKSAEPSEAIPSRGTSKSASGGPSPGVPLEPPKGTSSCTSTAVSTVAKQAPSVTSASSIHLPQSNPSSLAGQPLKTVGVKPSITSEPHRSAAVKSFQHLPAGMTAASSKQFSAITSVTTKETNKDANKVDTGKSQEQSGSSKPLPM; via the exons atggcgggAG TTGCGgataaaacaaagaatgagGATGCAAGTGTAGGGGTAAAAGCGGAATCCAAAGCAGAACCTCGTCGCAAACTTTGTGCTTACTCACAACGAGTTTGCAACTTGGAAATACTGAAAGGTTTTGACTTCTGCCACAAGCATATTTTGGAAGATAAAGCAAGTCCTTTTAAACCATGTGATTTCGTAGCAAAGTCAAATGGTAGAAGATGTCCTAACCCGGCACAGAAGTTGCCGCACGGAAAAAG CTTTTGCATTATTCACACACGCAAGGCAGAGCTACGTAGAGCGGTGGAAGAGAGGAGAAAGAGGAGGAACATAGGTGATAATGAAGGAAGTTATGAGGATGATAAAGGGAAAAGAAGGAGAACTTCAAGCTCAAATTCACAAAAGAGTGATAAACAAGAGGGCCATTCTTcag ATGAAGATGGTGGTAATAGTGGAGATGATTATCTTAAGGTGGACAGTGCATGGCATGGTGATATTGATAGCGATGCTGAATCTGTTGATAGTGAAGAGGAAGACCCACTGAA GCATGCTGGGGTTTGGTCAGTGGAAGAAGCTACCAGGATGTGTCGTGATAAGATGATCAGACTGCGCTCACTGTACATTACACAGTTCAAGAGGTTACAACACGTGCTGAGGGAGAGAAGGAGAAAATATTGTCAAGCTATTCAAGCAGAGGAAATTGAAGATACAG GAGAGTGCAATTTGACTCGCACACAACTGCTTGGTCGGAAATCTCGTCATGATTGTCCTGGTACTGAAGCCCTCTTGCATCGgcaagcaaaagagaaaaaacaagggGCAAACACTCGGCAACAAGGAGTGTCCAATCTACGCTGCACATATTCTCCAGGAGGAAATAGATGCACTGAAAAAGTTTTGCCTCTTACAAAACACTGTATGAAAC ACATTACTCATGACCCTAACCAGCACCTTTTTCAAAGGTGCACATTTCCTTCCAAAGGTGAAACACATTGTGATAGGAATGTTGCAAAGATCTTCACCCATTCAACATGCAGACTGCACATGGAGCTACCTGCAAATATGAAGAGGCCAAGTGTGGAAAAGGACCTACAGAATGCCAAGGAAAGAGCCAA tttaagGAAAGCCAGAACATCTGGTAGCAAACAAAGTGTAACAGGAGTACCAGAGGCTTTACAGCAGAAATCCATTGTGCTTTTGCCTCCAATTACCACTGGTGAGTCATTTCAGGCACAACCCACCACCACTGGAGTGCAGCAGCATGCTATGACAGCCCCCTTGTCCACTAAGGGTACTACATTAGACACCACAGAGAAAATGGAAGTAGATTCAAGTGACACAAAGGCTGACCTTGACAATAAGGAGTTGTCAGCAATCTCTGTAGATAAAGAAACATCCTCAGTTAGCTCAGCAGGGGCTTCAGTGCAACCCAAGCTTAGCCCTGTGTCGGAGAGTATATCTCCCGGTCTTGCAGCTGCTAGCCTTGTGGCTGTTTGTAGCAGCCCACAGCTACCTCTGCAGGGAACACCCGTAGCAAGTGTCAGTGGTGTAAAACAGGCTGCAGTCACAGATTCCAAGGTAGTGCCATGCAGTGATGTTAAAGACAAAAGTGCCTCTGCTGATAATAGCAAGGTTGATGCTGATCCTAAAGTATTAGAGTTAAAAGAAAGAGAGGAATCAGGCGATACTGAAAAGGCAGAGAAACAAGAGAGTAGCCTTGTGAAATCAAAAGACACGTCTGATCCTGATAAATCGGCATCCGTCCAGCCAGGACATTCAGAATCTGCTGAAAAGCAACCTGACGAATCCCAACTCAAATTGAATGTGGCTCAAACCAAAGAGGAAGCCaaagtaacaacttctacaGTTTGTACTTTACCAGCTGTCTCTCAAACTGTGCTCCAGCTGACCACCCTAGTTTCTCCTTCACAAAGTGCACCCAGCACTTCCTCCAGCAGCACGTcacaaaatgtgacaaaaaccaAGTCCGCGGAGCCCTCTGAGGCCATCCCCTCCCGGGGTACCTCAAAGAGTGCCTCTGGGGGTCCCTCACCTGGTGTTCCTCTTGAGCCCCCTAAAGGCACGTCCTCGTGTACTTCCACTGCCGTCTCTACTGTTGCAAAACAAGCACCATCAGTAACATCTGCAAGTTCAATTCATCTACCCCAATCGAATCCAAGTTCCTTGGCGGGACAGCCATTGAAAACAGTCGGTGTCAAACCCTCGATTACAAGTGAGCCACACCGCTCAGCTGCTGTGAAATCCTTCCAACACTTGCCGGCGGGAATGACTGCCGCAAGCTCCAAGCAGTTTAGTGCAATCACTTCTGTTACCACTAAGGAGACGAACAAAGATGCTAATAAAGTAGACACGGGCAAGTCCCAAGAACAGAGTGGTTCATCTAAACCATTACCGATGTAA